A region of the Scomber scombrus chromosome 17, fScoSco1.1, whole genome shotgun sequence genome:
CTGGAAATTTGTCTGCGCCAGTGAATCACTTGAAAAGTCATTTGGTACTAGCCAAACATCTTTTGCTTATATGAGAACTGCCAGTGCTCTCTGACTGATACAGTCATGTCTTGATTTGGAACATACCTCCACTGACAGAAACACTAATATGATATTTTGTTCTGCCTGAAGGATCCAATGacaggaggaacaggaagaaACGAAAAGAACAAAGTGACAGATAAACTGTAGTTTCTGCTCATGCCGCCTAAACTTGAACCAAAGGAGACGTTTCTGCTCAATTAACACATTTCACTGTCTTCTATCCAGCCTTGTTATCTCTCCAGGCTAATATTTAGACATGCTGTGTTATTTATGGATGACGCCAGCACACAAGGTGGGTTCCTGCTGGCGAGTTAAGCACTCGGcatctgtacatttttttcagagagtGCTTTAAACTTCCTACTGGACTTTTGATGAGGTGATGACAAgcccccctcccacacacacagacacaccatcGCCCAACCTGTCACACGcctcaacacacacatcagttgGAATACTAAACAGGTCAAAACAGAAACACCTTGAAAAATCATTCAACAAAAATAGACTATAATTGCAGACTGTAAATGGAACTTGAACTGAAGGTCACATTAAACGTGAAATATGCTATCATTATCtatgtgcagtttgacactttttttgCCAGTGAGCACACATCACATGATAGTTTACATGTGCTACGAATTTCTGAAGACgcaccacacaaaaaaacacttaatgcCTCACAATGCTTCATGTATTACACAGACACCACAAtcatcatttctgtgttttttgtttggaaACTAACACCAGACTGACTCAGAATATGTGCAGGAAATGaacttgtttttctcatttaccCTTTGCCTAAGAAGAAGATTTTGTGCCAagcaatgaagaaaaaaaagaaaaaagaaaagaaggtgtCGAGCAGTTAGTTACTAGATGAGACTTTAAATGGGTTTCTACAATTTCTTGTAATAAATCCTCAATTAATGGTATTCCCAAAATGAAACTACTGGTTATTATGGCTCCAAATATGCAgaatataataacattaacacaGGAGCATATTAAGCCATCTACCCAGATGTtttgtgacacacacatataatagAGAGGTAATGGCACACTGAAGCAATCTGACTGTAACATGTGCAATATGTTCTGTACTATCAATAGTGAAACAGGCTGTATTTGAGCCAAACTGACACATTACTTGGCTCCTCGTATGTGGCGGGCCGTTGGCAATGAAAACTGTGTTATATGGCCCAGTAGTGCTGACAggtttctttctccttctcctccaccctccctctcttctcctctttatttctcccTCCTCTAGGCTGTGGAGAAGCTGGCACGTGGCAAGAGGTGGGGGGAAGGATGGATCTTCAGCCCAGTGTAAGAGCCTCCCCCCGGGGAAGCCGGCGTCGGACGCAAGGCCTCATGGGCCGTTGACCTGCTGTCTCTGTGATTTATGGCGACTGGGGGCCTCTGGCCAATGcagactcctctcctctctctcctccgtTTCCcgtcacacacactgcaggactGCAAGGAgccacacacactgcaccaccGTCTGCAGGAGTATCCAAAGAGGAATTCCTCGCACATGCTGAGCTGCAGTACCGGTGCGCACACGCATACATCCACAGGCTGGATCACTGCTTTGTACACGGtctcatacaaaaataaacaacccCATAAACATTTCTGCACTGCAGCACCGTGTCCCACAATCCCATCACATGTCTATTAGATTGAGCCCGCTCTCAGAGTATTCTCCATTTGACTGTGTGTGGATTACATTCAGTCATGGTGTATCAGCTGTAGAGCCTTGGTGTAAATGCCGCTCAGGAGCAGAGCCAAATCAATGGAAGTCCGCTGAGTAACGAGGTGATGTTCCTGTTTTCACATGGTCTGAGAGCAATCAACAGCCAGCATCTCTCCTCTAAATCCACATACTACTCTGCTTCTACGTTGCAATAACGTCCTCCTCAGTGGACTCTTAGTGCAGTGACTTAtagtattattttaatgttagaCACACTGTAGCTGGACGTTTACTGCTGTGCACACCAGAGCTGTCACGGCACCTTAAATAGTAGACACAGTACCGTGTGTACCTtctggagttttttttgttgttttttttaaagccgtGGACTGACAGTGACAGCCAGCAGGTGCCCTCGCCATGGTGTTGCCGCCCCCAGACAAACGCCACGTGTGCCTGACCACTATTGTCATCATGACCAGCATGGCCTTCATGGATGCCTACCTGGTGGAGCAGAACCAGGGTCCCAGGAAGATCGGTGTGTGTATCATAGTGCTGGTAGGGGATGTATGCTTCCTCATAGTGCTGCGATATGTGGCGGTGTGGGTCGGCGCCGAGGTGCGCACGGCCCGACGAGGATATGCCATGATCCTCTGGTTTCTGTACATCTTTGTGCTGGAGATCAAGCTCTACTTTGTCTTTCAGAATTGCAAAGCTGACAGGAAGAGTCTGGAGACGGTGGCCAGGAAGGCTTTGACGTTActattatctgtgtgtgtgccaggtTTATACTTGGTTCTAGTGGCTCTTGATAGTATGGAATATGTGAGAACTTTTCGGAAGAAGGAAGACATGAGGAGCCGTCTGTTCTGGGTGGCTCTGGACCTATTGGACCTGCTGGATATCCAGGCAAACCTGTGGGAGCCCCAGCGGACAGGCCTGCCCATCTGGGCTGAGGGCCTGATGTTCTTCTACTGCTACATCCTGCTGCTCATTCTGCCCTGCGTGTCACTCAGTGAAATCAGCATGCAGGGGGAGCACATGTCGCCCCAGAAGATGATGCTGTACCCAGTCCTGAGCCTGGTCACCATAAACGTGGTCACCATCCTCATACGAGGTGTAAACATGGTGTTGTTTCAGGACAGCCGTGTGTCCACCATCTTTGTTGGCAAGAACGTGGTGGCTATTGCTACCAAGGCGTCCACCTTCCTGGAGTACCGCAGGCAGGTGAAGGAGTTCCCACACCCACAGAACGCCATGGCACTAGAGCTTCAGCAGAACTCTGTCAGCCACACGCAGCCACTGCCCAATGCCACCAGTTTACCCCATGAACCTTCGCCAGCGCAGGACGTCATTGACACATGACCGCCAGCGATGGACTCAGCACCAttataaactgactgctttttATGAAAGCTCCTGGAGTGGAGGTAGATAGAGAAATCAGCTGCATGACAGGATGATATTCTGCTCTTGTCAAGCTCACATGAACTGCTGTGAAACCATAAAAGAGATTTTCAGCATCACCTGCCTGTCAGAACATACTGTAAACCTTCACTTGACTCTGagtgcagtgtgcagactttaaagtcaaaaaaggtttttatcgtgctattgtgtttttaattgttaaagatgttttaaaaattcTAACTGTATTAAGAGACAATCTCCATACCCTGCAGCCTAGTGACATTATGTTGTGTAAAATGGACAGTTGGTCCCCCCTCAGTGAGtatcttatattttttaaaaggtcacTTTTTTTCGACAGTGCATCTGTGGCATTTCCTTTCAATTCCAGCACCGGAGGACATACCACTTGGCATGATGCGCTtctgatggagaggaggagaagagagtgaCAAGGGTCAGTCATGAGGGGCTATCTGCGCTGTACTAGAACAAGGTTGGTGGTAGACAAAtgctttttgttctgtttgtctTCTGCTGAGAAAGAGGATCTCTGGAAGCTGCTGCCTCAGTCAGCGTGACGCTTTACGACCAAAGGTCTAATTAAAGCACCGGAGCTCAGCACTATACCATCCACTGCAGGCATCCAAGCGtgttttaatatgtgtgtgtgtgttagtgtgtgcgCACACTAGTATATAGAGAACGTGTGCCTGCAAATGTGCATCCAAAAGCGTGCGTGTTCGTCACAGGAGGCTTGGGTTATTTCAGATTGTTTTGGAACAGATACAAGTGGTTGATGTGTGTGATGAATtgcaaatgagacaaaatatGTAGTGatgtcagaaaaagaaaaaaaaccagaTGGAAGAAAGATGCTTTTTGTTTCCTGTACTGTACATTCCTCTAAAACTAGCTCAAGCCTTGAAGTCAGAGAATGCAGCGATCAGAGTCCAGAAAAAGCCTCACTGAAGAAtcgacaaaagaaaaaatataaatacaaatatatacgaacagaaaatacttttttccctGATgtaattcagtttattatcattattattattattattatgtacatTCTTTACTTGTTGGAGGCTGatgatgttttaataaaattatgaataaaagaataataatgagagttttgttctttttttcatattgttgaTTAAGATTAAATAACATATAATTTTTTGCTAAATGCTTTTACGAAGTATTTGGTGCTCTTGTACTTCAAAGCAGCTGCAACATAACAGCCACATAACTGAAAAaccatttattttcatgatgtTCATGGAAGAAACCTCCTCATGGACTCCTGGCATTAATGTTTTACCCCTCAGGCTATACATTTGGGGAAAGCAAGCAATGGATTTCTCTTTAAGATGTGATAAAATGTATGAACTTGTCTTAAATTGTTCCTCCTTTTTTATTCCCAGTTCTCATCATCACCTTCCCTTTTGTTCTATTAGCACTAATCTTTCCCTGCACTGACCCTGCTTCAGTTAGGAAATGGAATTTGGTGTTATTTTGTTTCTACAGAGAAATGTAATAACTGACCCAGAGTGTCATGGAAGGAGGCGGAGAGGTCAGCCACATGAGGAAAGTCGCTTTAGTATCAGCAGGTTAACTAAGGTTAAGTGCTGATCTCAGCTCACAGAGACACGCCCAGACCCTGAAGGGCCTCACTCTATTAACAATAACTGTCGCCTGTGAAGTGACAAAGAGACTGGATGATTAGCAGAGGAGTGATGTCTGCCTTCACTTTGTATATCCATCATGTAAGACACGTTTAGATCATAATATGATGTTAGATCATATTGATTTAATTCATTACTCTAAAAAAAGCTCctttgcagatttttttatttctatttaaacTACTGAAGCTAAATCAGACTGTAAAGACTTGAACAAACGTAATATTGACAAAAGGTACCTCTAACTTAATATAGCCACAGGCATTTACTGTAAGCTAATACTAATTTACTTTGTCATCAACTTCAAGAGTATGTAAGTAGGTTTGCTCAGTATATTTCCAAATACCCCTATAGCAAGCAAAGACTGCCATTGCTTCagattaataatatttttatttatattcaggTGAAATTCTGCTTGGTTGGCAAATTGCTTGAAGACCTGGGTTATACTTGCTTTTTTACTAATGAGGAAGTTTTttgcaaaatatgcaaaatacaCTCTCAAAAGCCTGTGCGGGAACTTACGGCACCACAAGAAACTAAATATACATATAGAAGTGCTAATTTCATTCCCTATGCCCACCATGTTGTTGCTTCAAGCTCATAAACCAACCGTTTGTTTAACTGAGTAAGAAGGATCAGTTTGGAGGTAACAGTATCTGAACAAACTGTCAGTCTCTTTTCTTGGAATCTGCACTGTAGAAACATATTGATCGTGCTCGCTGGTGGAGTATTAAATATTTCTGAGGCATATCTCTTCGGGTGCATCCAATTAAATCTGGCTGTTCATtttcagttcagcttctgtcttaCTCTAGGTTAAGGCCTAATAACTAACATAAGTACAAGTCCTAATATATGAAActgaaaatggagaaaacaggaaaattgCCATATTGGCCTACATAGGCTACAAGACAACCCTGATTATAAAGacaaaaagttgaaaaaataatcttatatTGTGtagtgagtgtgtatgttttcaGTTGCAGCTAATTCTTCCTTCTGTCACATACTCGCACATTTTCCTGTAAAGCTTTTGGAAGCAGTCAGAATAATGTCCTCTGTCTTTTTGAGCTCCTCGTCATGACATTTTATAACACCCGTAATTCTCGGCTGCTTGGCAGATGATTTGCTTGCCAGTCCACTGATGCAGCAAAGACATCAGGAGACACTTTCAACTCATTTTCACTTGTCAGGAATTTATATCCTCCATGACAGCAAATACAC
Encoded here:
- the tmem121ab gene encoding transmembrane protein 121Ab; the encoded protein is MVLPPPDKRHVCLTTIVIMTSMAFMDAYLVEQNQGPRKIGVCIIVLVGDVCFLIVLRYVAVWVGAEVRTARRGYAMILWFLYIFVLEIKLYFVFQNCKADRKSLETVARKALTLLLSVCVPGLYLVLVALDSMEYVRTFRKKEDMRSRLFWVALDLLDLLDIQANLWEPQRTGLPIWAEGLMFFYCYILLLILPCVSLSEISMQGEHMSPQKMMLYPVLSLVTINVVTILIRGVNMVLFQDSRVSTIFVGKNVVAIATKASTFLEYRRQVKEFPHPQNAMALELQQNSVSHTQPLPNATSLPHEPSPAQDVIDT